In a single window of the Pseudomonas entomophila genome:
- a CDS encoding SDR family oxidoreductase, with protein sequence MHNRMMITGAGSGLGREIALRWARDGWRLALADVNEAGLHETLEQVCEAGGDGFIQRCDVRDYSQLTALAQACEAKFGGIDVIVNNAGVASGGFFAELSLEDWDWQIAVNLMGVVKGCKAFLPLLERSKGRIINIASMAALMQGPGMSNYNVAKAGVLALSESLLVELRQVEVAVHVVCPSFFQTNLLDSFRGPDPAMKAQVGKLLEGSPINASDIAEHIHGRVAAGEFLILPHEAGRQAWQLKCQAPQRLYDEMADMAVKMRAKARRVGH encoded by the coding sequence ATGCACAACCGAATGATGATTACCGGCGCCGGATCCGGTCTCGGCCGCGAGATTGCATTGCGCTGGGCCCGTGATGGCTGGCGCCTGGCCCTGGCCGATGTCAACGAAGCAGGGTTGCACGAGACGCTGGAGCAGGTGTGCGAGGCGGGTGGCGACGGCTTTATCCAACGCTGCGACGTGCGCGACTACAGCCAGCTCACGGCCCTGGCCCAGGCATGTGAGGCGAAGTTCGGCGGCATCGACGTGATCGTCAACAATGCGGGAGTCGCCTCGGGCGGTTTCTTCGCCGAGTTGTCGCTGGAGGACTGGGACTGGCAGATCGCGGTCAACCTGATGGGAGTGGTCAAAGGCTGCAAGGCCTTCCTGCCGCTGCTCGAGCGCAGCAAGGGGCGGATCATCAACATCGCCTCCATGGCCGCGCTGATGCAAGGGCCTGGCATGAGCAACTACAACGTGGCCAAGGCCGGCGTGCTGGCGCTGTCGGAAAGCTTGCTGGTGGAACTGCGCCAGGTCGAGGTGGCGGTGCATGTGGTCTGCCCGTCGTTCTTCCAGACCAACCTGCTCGACTCGTTCCGCGGGCCGGACCCGGCAATGAAGGCACAGGTCGGCAAGTTGCTGGAAGGCTCGCCCATCAATGCCAGCGACATTGCCGAGCACATTCATGGGCGGGTGGCCGCGGGCGAGTTCCTGATCCTGCCCCATGAGGCTGGGCGCCAGGCCTGGCAGCTCAAGTGTCAGGCACCGCAGCGTCTGTATGACGAAATGGCGGACATGGCCGTGAAGATGCGGGCGAAGGCCCGCAGAGTTGGCCATTGA
- a CDS encoding YheU family protein translates to MLIPYDQLEAETLTRLIEDFVTRDGTDNGDDTPLETRVLRVRQALAKGQAFILFDVESQQCQLLARHDVPRELLD, encoded by the coding sequence ATGCTGATCCCCTACGACCAACTCGAAGCCGAAACCCTGACCCGCCTGATCGAGGACTTCGTCACCCGCGACGGTACCGATAACGGCGACGACACGCCCCTGGAAACCCGCGTGCTGCGCGTGCGCCAGGCGCTGGCCAAGGGCCAGGCGTTCATCCTGTTCGACGTGGAAAGCCAGCAATGCCAGCTACTGGCAAGGCATGACGTACCGCGCGAACTGTTGGACTGA
- the csrA gene encoding carbon storage regulator CsrA, with product MLVIGREIGEVIVIADDIKIQVMAVENGQVRFGIQAPRDVEVHRVEVYKRIKALAQEKQRA from the coding sequence ATGCTGGTAATCGGACGCGAGATCGGCGAGGTGATCGTCATCGCCGATGACATCAAGATTCAGGTCATGGCGGTGGAAAACGGCCAGGTACGCTTCGGCATCCAGGCCCCTCGTGATGTTGAAGTGCACCGGGTCGAGGTGTACAAGCGGATCAAGGCGTTGGCCCAGGAGAAGCAGCGAGCCTGA
- a CDS encoding DUF3309 family protein codes for MTTILIIILILLLIGGLPVFPHSRSWGYGPSGIVGVVLVVLLVLLLLGRI; via the coding sequence ATGACCACGATCCTCATCATCATCCTGATCCTGCTGCTGATCGGTGGCTTGCCGGTCTTCCCTCACTCGCGCTCATGGGGCTACGGCCCGTCCGGCATCGTCGGCGTGGTGCTGGTGGTCCTGTTGGTCCTCTTGTTGCTGGGTAGAATCTGA